The DNA region CGACGACTTCGTCCGTGACGACGTCTATGATCACGGAGTAGTGTGTGGCTGGCGTCTCTGCTGTCACCTCGTACGAGAGCCGATACACCGTCCCGTCGTAAGCGATCGACTGATTTTCGGGCAGCGGTTCCCGAGTCGCCTCCGTCGCGGCCGTCTCGGAGCCGTTTCGGAGGCCGTCGAGGAGACTCGCCTCCGGGTCGCCTCCCGGCGAGTCGGAGATGCTGTAGAGCACCTTCGAGGGAAGCTCTTCGGTCGTCACGGGCTGCATTCGGAGTTGGGCTGTCGGCGCTCGCGCACCTAGTGTGGAACCCGACGAGACTTCGTTCGTACACCCGGCCAGTGTGACTGTGAGCAGCGAGCCAGCGGCGGAGAGGAGGGCACGGCGACGCATACTCCCCCGATACTGTCAGAATGAGATAAGCTTTGGGTAGCGGAGGTTTGTCACGGCAGAATTCAGCAGCGACCGGATTCCGGGGTCAGACGGCGGCCGATCCGGCCGAAAACGCCTTCGAACGTTCCACGCTCTCGACGGGTTGTGACTGCTGGTAGTCGAGGAATCGGACGTTCACGGTCACCGGCCGACTCGTCGTTCCGTCGAGCCCTGCTCGCAGGTCGTCGGCGAGCAACTCGTAGCCGGTGTCGGTCGTTCGGCTGACCGTCACCGTCACCGACACGCCGTTTTCCGAGGGGCTCAGACCGTTGTACTCGGTTTTGACGCTCACCAGTTCGAGCGTACTGTACTCCGTCTCCGCGAGCGTCGCCTGGACCTCCTGGTTGACGTCCTGTTCGAACGTGAGATGCTGATACGTCCCCGCGGAAGTGACCACGACGACGGCGATAAACAGGAGCACCACGACGGCGTACGCGCCGGAACGAAGCGAGATTCTCGTGTTCTCGCGCACGCTCCGGATGACCGACGACCGGTAGCCCAGCGAGACGAGCGCGACGTACGCCGCGAGGTTGATGAACACGATGTTCATCAGAAGCAGGACGACGGCTCCGAGCACGACGACCGGCAGTCCCCAGACCGTCCCGACGCCCGCCGTCGCGGCCGCGGGGACGATAGCCGCGGCGACGGCGACGCCCGCGATGGAGACTGGGAGGTCGGTCGCGAGCGCGAGTGCCCCCGCGAATCCGGCGGTTATCGCAATCGCGAGCGTGAGTAGACTGGGGGTGAGAAACGCGCTCACCTGCCCGATTCGCGTCACGGCGAGTTCGGACGGAACGAACCCCGTCTCGCGGAGAAACAGGGTCATCACC from Haloprofundus halobius includes:
- a CDS encoding DUF389 domain-containing protein; the protein is MRLVQVFVPNDSRVAVRKQLEEMGVEYLFTTEESHREGSIASFPVPSGAVDGVLDRLYDAGLDEDTYTVVTDAARANVPNADDLTERYAEMPKGNLGTSHAEIRERAEDLKPATPTYLAFAVVSAIVAVAGLLLDSAIAIVGAMVIAPFAGSTLSASVGAVISDREMVVDSATSQAAGLVVAYVGAVVMTLFLRETGFVPSELAVTRIGQVSAFLTPSLLTLAIAITAGFAGALALATDLPVSIAGVAVAAAIVPAAATAGVGTVWGLPVVVLGAVVLLLMNIVFINLAAYVALVSLGYRSSVIRSVRENTRISLRSGAYAVVVLLFIAVVVVTSAGTYQHLTFEQDVNQEVQATLAETEYSTLELVSVKTEYNGLSPSENGVSVTVTVSRTTDTGYELLADDLRAGLDGTTSRPVTVNVRFLDYQQSQPVESVERSKAFSAGSAAV